The genomic stretch AGGGCCTCGTTGACGGTCTGCTGCTCGAAGCGCTCGCTCGCCCAGTCCTGGAAGGAGCGGTCGACGGGGACCTCGATATCCCGGTGGAGCCAGCACATCTTCATGTAGCCGCTCGGCAGGGTCATCCGGAGCTTGCCCTGGTGGCGGAAGCGCATCCGGGTCCACTCGTGGAACGACAGCCGTACGTAGCGGCCGGCCAGGCCGCGCTGGGTCAGCCAGTGCCAGACCGGTCCGTTGTCCATGATGGTGTGCGGGCCGTCGTTGGTGACGTAGGGCGCCGAGGCCGACCGGGCGCGCCCGCCGAGGTGCGAGTGGGCCTCGTGGACGGTGACGCGGGCGCCCTGCTCCGCGGCGGAGATCGCCGCGGCCAGGCCGGCCAGGCCTCCGCCGATGATCGTGATGTTCGCCATGGTCATTCACTCACTCACGTTGGGATGGACGGTTTCAGCCGTCGAGGGTGGCCATGGCGCCGGCGGGGTAGCGGTCGCCCACCGTGCTGCCGTGGGGGGCGATCCGGTCGAGGGCGGCGAGGTCGTCGGCGCTGAGGGCGACGGCACTGGCGGCGGCGTTCTCCTCCAGGTACTTCACCCGCTTGGTGCCCGGGATGGCGACGACGTCGTCGCCCTGGGCCAGGACCCAGGCCAGTGCGAGCTGTCCGGTGGTGATCCCCTTGGTCGCTGCCAGGGCCTCGAGCTGCTCGACGACGTGCAGGTTGGCGTCGAGGTTGTCCTTCTGGAAGCGGGGAGCCACCCGGCGGAAGTCGTGCGCGGCCAGGTTGTCGAGGTTGCGGATGGCTCCGGTCAGCAGGCCCCGGCCGAGCGGGCTGTAGCCGACGAAGCCGATGCCGAGCTCGCGGACCGTCGCCAGGACGCCGTTGACCTCGACGTCGCGGGTGGACAGGGAGTACTCCGTCTGCACGGCGGTGAGCGGATGGACGGCGTGGGCGCGGCGGATGGTCGGGGCGGCCGCCTCGGAGATGCCGAGGTGGCGGACCTTGCCGGCGGCCACCAGCTCGGCCAGGGCTCCGAAGGTCTCCTCGACCGGTACGTCGGGGTCGACCCGGTGCAGGTAGTAGAGGTCGATCCGGTCGGTGCCGAGGCGACGCAGGCTGCCCTCGACGGCGGCGCGGACGTACTCCGGGCGGCCGTTCTGCTTGCCGGTGATCTGTCCGTCCGGGCTGACCTCGTTGCCGACCTTGGAGGCGACGACGACCTGGTCGCGCCGCCCCGCGATGGCCTTGGCGACGAACTCCTCGTTGGTGTGCGGACCGTAGAAGTCCGAGGTGTCGAGGAGGTTCACGCCGAGTTCGAAGGCCCGGTGGGCCGTACGCAGGGCCTCCTGGTCGTCGGCCGGGCCGTAGGCGAAGGTCATGCCCATGCATCCGAGACCCTGCTCGGAGACCACCAGGCCCTGGCTGCCGAGCTTTCGTTGCCGCATCATCATGCGCCTTCCGCGGTAGTTATCGACGCTAGGAATACTAGCAGAGCTAGACTAGAGAACTGCCGGAGCCGCCCTCGAGGCCTGGGCCGGGAGGGCGGCAACCCGTCGTATCGCTGTGGTCAGACATCCCATGCCGTTTCATGTCAAGAGGGATAGAGCTGGGCGTGGTGTGACCAGGCGGTTGCTTCGTCGTAGTGGGTGCGGGTTTTGAGGCATCCGTGGAGGATGCCGACGAGGCGGTTTCCGACCTGGCGGAGGGCAGGGTTGTAGCCGGCGTCGCGGGCGCGCTGCTTGTCGTAGTAGCGGCGGGCGCCGGGTGAGGTGTTCAGCGCGGAGAACGCCTGGAGTTGCAGGGCCGAGGCGAGGCGGTTGTTGCGGACGTAGCGGGCCTGGACGGTGTGGCTCTTGCCGGAGGCCCGGGTGATAGGGCTGGTCCCGGCGTAGTTCTTGCGGGCCTTCGCGTTGTCGTAGCGGGTGGGGTCGTCCCCGAACTCGGCGAGCACCCGGGCGCCGGTGATCTCCGCGATGCCGGGCATCGAGAGGTAGATCTCAGCGTCCGGGTGCTCAAGAAAATGTGCCTTCACCTGCCTTTCGAGCTCGGCTATCTGCTCGTTCAGACTGATCAGCAGGCGCGCGTGGGCTGTCGCGGCGGCCGCGTAGGCGGCGGTCACCGGTTCGGGCAGACCGAGGTGTTCTTCTCGCAGCGCGGTCTGGATCGTGGCGGCTTTCTGGGGCCGGTTGTGCCGGCGGTGGCGGGTCAGGACCGCGGTGATCTGGGGGCGCGTCAGCTTCGCCGCGGTGGCGGGCGTGGGCGCCTTGATCAGCAGCTCCAGTGCGTCCGTGCTGGTCAGCGCCAAGTCGGCGTAGGCGTCCAGGGCCGCGGGGAAGTACTCGCGCAGCGTATTGCGCAGCCGCTGGAAGGTGCGGGTGCGTTCCCAGATCAGTGTCTGGTGGGCACGGGCGACGACCTTCACGGCCTGGGCCTGCTCGCTGTCTCCAGCGACGGGCCGCAACTGGTCACGGTCGATACGGACCATGTCTGCCAGCGCGTGCGCATCGCCTTTATCGCTCTTGGCGCCGGAGGTTCCGTAGCGTTCCTTGAACCGGTTGACCTGCCTCGGGTTGATCGCGAACACCTGGTAGCCGGAGGCGATCAGGGCCTGCACCCACGGGCCGCGATCGGTCTCGATCCCCACCACCACCTCGGCGGAGTCCACATCCGCGCCACCGTACTTCGCGATGAGCGCGTGCAGTTTCGCGATGCCCTCCACCCCCTCGGGCAGGGTCGCGACGGCCAGCTTGCGGCCCGTCCCGTCCTGGACCTCGACATCGTGATGGTCTTCGGCCCAGTCGTCACCGATCAGCAGCAACAGTTCTCTCCCGCTCGTATCCGTTCGTTCAGTTGCACAGCAGCCTGCGGAAGGCACGGCACGCGGCCTAATGGATCCAGTGCTCACGCCCGTGGGCGGGCACGCCATCCCATCAGCGGTCATGGCCTCCCGGCCGACCAGCAGGGGCACGGTCTGACCACAGAACTCGAACGGCTCCGGCATCGGAAGTGCTCACCTGCTGGCGGCTACAACATCAAGTCTCTACGACCCGATACGTCCCATTAGGCGGCGGAGGCCAGTTCGCTCGTGACGGAGGACCAGGTGTGCTCCTGCTCCGCCGCGTTCCCCGCGGCGAACTGCGCCCAGGGGTCGGCGCCGACCGCCTCGGCCGCGGCCCCGCGCAGCCACACGTCGAAGGCGGCGCCGGACTGCGACAGCCGCTTCGCGGCCCCCGCCGGGTCACGCGCCTCCACCCGGTGCACCAGTACGTCCCGGTCGCCGAGCCGCTGGAGGGCGAAGGACTCCTGGAGGATCCCGGCCCTGCGCCGCGAGGCCTCGTACTCCCTCAGGCGCGGCCCGGAGAACTCCGCCTGTACGTCCTTCCAGCGCGCGGCGCCGCCCTCGGGCAGCGGCAGCAGCACGGTGGCCGGCTCGACGCTCCGGCGCGCCGCGGCGCGGGCGGCGGTGCGCGAGGAGGGCGCCAGGCGCCGCATGCCGAGCACGGAGAGCATGTTGGACTCGACGCCGATGCCCCAGCGCTCGGCGATCAGGCCGTCGTCCAGCAGCCGCCAGACCACCACGCCCTGGAACTCGATGTAGTGCCCGGTGGGCGGCATGCCGAGGAACTCGCCCCGGTGCGTGCCGCGCCAGGTGTTGTGGATGACGACGTGGTCGCCGTGGGCGCTCATGTCCTCGATGGTCACGTGCAGGTCGGGGAAGCCCTCGCGCAGGCCGGCGATGGTGTACTTGACGCCCTCCAGCCCCTCGGGCGCGCCCGGCAGCGGCTGGTGGTCGATCATGTCGGGGCTGTAGATCTCCTCCACGATGGAGAAGTCGCCCCGGTTCACGAAGGTGTCGAAGACCGCGCGGATGGTCTTCTTGTTGCGCTCCTCCACGCTCACCGCGCTGGGCACCGTCTCTTGTATCGACACGTTCCGTCCTTAACTGGTGGGGAAGGGTGCTTCCCAGGTGAGGGTGAGTCCCGCGTACAGGTAGCGGCTGGCCTCGATCGCGAGGAGCAGCACGGTGTCCCCGGGCCGGATGCGGCCCTCGGTCCAGCCGGCGTCCAGCGCGAGGGGGACCGCGGCGGAGCCGGTGGCTCCCACGTCGGTGAGGTTCTCCACGATGATCTTGCTGAGGGTCGTCTGGTCCTCGGCGGACAGTCCGGCCGTGCCGTACTCGCTGGCGAAGTACTCGGCGTTGCCCTCCGGCAGGACGCACGCGTCGATGTCCGAGAGGGCGAGCCCCGAGCGGCGCAGCATGTCGTGGATGCCCTCCACGAAGACCTTGGGGCCGAACTGCGCGGTGCCGGGGATGTCGAGCTTGATGTCCATCAGCCGCTTGCGCTGCTGCTGTTCGTGCAGCGGGGCGTCGGTGCCGCCGCCGACGATCAGCATGCCGGGCTTGCGGGCACCGCCCATGGACCGCGTGGCGAACACCTGGCGGCTGACCTCGTGGGCCGAGCCCTCCTCGCCGCCGCGCAGCACGACGGCCCCGGCGCCGTCGCCGAAGGTGTAGACGGTGAGCCGGTCGCGCATCCGCACCTTGTGCGGGTCGACGCCGAGGAAGACGGGTGCGAGCAGCGGCGAGACCGACTCCGCGCCGATCACCAGCGCGGTGCGGTAGGTGCCGTCGGCGAGCAGGCGCCGGGCGATGTCGAAGGCCTGTACGGCGCCCACGCAGCCGGCGCGGACCTCGATCACCGCGCAGTCGGCCAGGCCGAGCTGCTCCTGGACGTAGGTCGCCGCGACGGGCAGCAGGTAGTCCGGACTGGCGGTGGAGAGCACGATCAGGTCGACCTCGGCCGCCTCCACGCCGGCCCGGTCCAGGGCCTGTCTGGCCGCGGCGGTGGCCATGGCGGAGGTGGTCGTACGGTGTTCTCCGGTGAGCGGGTCCACCATCCAGTGGCGGCGTTTGACCTGGATGCCCTCCAGGACGTCGTCGGGCAGCGGCCCGCAGACCCGGGCCAGGGCGTCGTTGTCGAGGGGGTCGCCCGGCAGGTGGGCACCGGTGGCGAGGATCGATACGTGTCGGTCGGTGCTGGGTGACATGGTCAGTTCTCCGTAGCGGGACGCAGGACGAGGCTGATGTGGGTCCCCCCGAGCGAGGAGCTGTTGATCAGGACCGGCCCTCTGGCCAGGCCGTTGTCCCAGCCCGTGAGGGCGAGCACGGCCGCCAGCTGCGCGCCCGCGCCCGCCGGCTCGCCGAGCGTCCGCTTGGGGGTGTGGACCGGGACGGAGCCCGCCCCTTCGAGCCGGCCGGCGGCCAGCTCCTCGGGGCCGTCGGCGCGTTCCAGACCGGCCGCGTTGGCCCAGATCCCGGTCAGCTCGCCCGGCTGGACGCCCGCGTGGGCCAGGGCCCCGCGCATGGCCCGCTCGACGCCCTCGCCCTCGGCGTCCCAGCGGCCGATGCCCTGGGCGTCGCAGGTGGTGGTGTGCCCCGCGAACTCGGCCAGTACCCGGGCCCCGCGGGCCAGGGCGCTCGACTCGCGCTCCAGGACCAGGGCGATGCCCCCTTCGGAGAGGGTGTAGCCCTCGTCCCCGAAGAGGGGCAGGCCGCGGTAGGCCTCCAGTACGCCCGGGGAGAGGTCCTCCACCGCCGGGCACAGCACCGCGTCCGCGCGGCCCTGGACCAGCAGGTCGTAGGCGACGGTCAGGGCCGAGGCCCCGGCCGCGTGCCCGGTCGTCACCGTGGAGGTGGGGCCCTTGGCGCCGACGTTCATGGCGACCTGGCCCGCGGCGGCGTTGAAGACGGTGTTGGGGAACACCGCCGGGCTGCCGTAGGAGGGGCAGATGTCGAGGACGGGCTGCAGGAAGTCCTCGATGCTGCGCATCGGGCCCAGCCCGGTGCCCAGGACGACGCCGACCCGCTCGTCGGCGGTGAGGCCGGCGTGCTCCAGGGCGACGCGGCAGGAGGCCACGGCGAGCTGCCCGAGGCGGTCCACGCGGCGCCGCTCGGCGGGCGAGAAGTGCGCCGCCGGGTCGAAGTCGGCGCGCGCGACGCGCAGTCCGTCCTCCTGCGCGCCTAGCGGGCTGCCCTCGCGCCAGGCCCGCCACAGCGCCTCGGCGCCCGTACCGGCCGAGGTGATCGCGGCGAAGCCCGTGACCACCACCTTTTCCCCGGCGGGCGGGACCTCGGCGGTGAAGCGCCGGCCGTCGGGACGGCCGAAGGCCACGCACGCGTTGGCCCCGGCGAAGGCGAAGTTGTTCGACAGCGCGGCGTCCATGGCGTGCGCGCGCCCGGAGTCCGGCACGGCGTCCAGGCCGCACTTGGGGTCCACACCGGTGAAGTTGGCGGTCGGCGGGGCGATCTGCTCGACCAGCGCCTGGACGGTGACGATGGCCTCGACCGCGCCGGCGGCGCCCAGCAGGTGGCCGATCATCGACTTGGAGCTGCTGAGCGGGGTCTTCTCGGCGGCCTCGCCCAGAGCGGCGCGGACCGCGTTGCTCTCGGCGGAGTCGTTCTTGGGCGTGCCGGTGCCGTGGCCGTTGATGTAGCCGACGTCCTCGGCGGTGAGGCCGGAGGAGCGCAGCGCGCCGCGGATCGCGCGGGCCGCGCCCTCGCCCTTGGGGTGCGGGGCGGTGGCGTGGTAGCCGTCGGCGGAGAGCCCGTAGCCCAGGACCTCGGCGAGGACGGTGGCGCCCGCGGCGCGGGCCACGGACTCCTCGGCCAGGACGAGCATGCCCGCGCCCTCGCCCAGGGAGAGGCCGTCGCGGTCCTTGGAGTAGGGGGCGGCCGGCTTGCTGGACAGCGACTGGAGGCTGGTGAACCCGGCCCACGCCGTCTCGGTGAAGGCGTCGCTGCCCCCGACGAGCATGGCGTCGGAGTGTCCCGAGCGGATCGACTCGACGGCGTGGGCGATGGCGTGGGCGCCCGAGGCGCACGCCGTGTTCACCGACAGCGACGGCCCCTTGAGCCCGAAGGCGCTGCTGAGCGCCTCGGCGATGGCCTGCGGCGGTACGAGCAGGTAGTGCCGGCCGTCGTCCTCGGGCGCCGCTCCGGCCCGGGCGCGGCGGGCGAGCTTCTCCGCGCTGCGCAGGCCGCCGTTGCAGGAGCCGAAGGAGACGCCCCAGCGGGCGGCGGGCACGCCGCCGAGGTCCGCCTGGTCCAGCGCCTCACGCGCCGCCGCCAGCGCGAAGTCGACGGCCGGCTCGCGCTCCCGCCCGCCGAAGGCGGCCAGGTAGTCGTAGCCGGGGGCGAGCTCGCTCTGGACCTCGCCGCCGATGTCGGTTCCGTAGCCGTCCATCGGCATGCCGCGCACCGGTCCGATGGCCGAGTATCCGGCCCGTACGCCCTCCCACAGCGCCGTGGCGGTGGCTCCCTGGGCGGTCACGGCGCCGACCCCGCAGACCACCACGGTCCGGGTCCGGCCCGTGCCGTCCGGCGCGGTGTCGTGCTCGTACACGTCGTCGGTCATGTCCGCTCTCCGTCCGGGTGGGTCCGTATGTCCGTCATGAGGCCCGCCCCATGGCGATGGCCACCGCCTGGCCTTCCAGGCCGCGGGCGAGGGCCAGTGCGCTGTCGGGCCGCGTTTCGCGCGGGGTGAGCGGTACGTAGTCGAGGTCGCACTCGTCGGCGGGGTGGTGCAGGTTCTGGGTGGCGGGGACGACGCCGGAGTTCAGGGCGAGCGCGCTGACGGCCGCGTTCAGCGCCCCGGCTCCGCCGACCAGGTGGCCGGTCTGCGGTTTGATGCTGCTGATCTGCGCCGCCTTGGCGGCCGTACCGAGCGCGTCGTGCAGGGCGAGGGTCTCGCTGGCGTCGCCCTGGACGGTGGCGCAGCCGTGCGCGGCGATGTAGCCACCGTCGTGGAAGACGCCGCCCGCGTCGTCGAGCGCGCGGACGATCGCCCGGGACAGGCCGCGGGCCCTGGCCTGCGGGCTGGGCGGGCGGACGCAGTCGTTGCCCGCGCCGTAGCCGGTGACCTCGGCGTAGCAGTGGGCGCCGCGCGCCAGGGCGTGTTCGCGCTCCTCCAGGACGAGGAGGGCGGCGCCCTCGCCGAACACGGAGCCGC from Streptomyces sp. NBC_01264 encodes the following:
- a CDS encoding aldo/keto reductase, yielding MRQRKLGSQGLVVSEQGLGCMGMTFAYGPADDQEALRTAHRAFELGVNLLDTSDFYGPHTNEEFVAKAIAGRRDQVVVASKVGNEVSPDGQITGKQNGRPEYVRAAVEGSLRRLGTDRIDLYYLHRVDPDVPVEETFGALAELVAAGKVRHLGISEAAAPTIRRAHAVHPLTAVQTEYSLSTRDVEVNGVLATVRELGIGFVGYSPLGRGLLTGAIRNLDNLAAHDFRRVAPRFQKDNLDANLHVVEQLEALAATKGITTGQLALAWVLAQGDDVVAIPGTKRVKYLEENAAASAVALSADDLAALDRIAPHGSTVGDRYPAGAMATLDG
- a CDS encoding IS110 family transposase, with translation MLLIGDDWAEDHHDVEVQDGTGRKLAVATLPEGVEGIAKLHALIAKYGGADVDSAEVVVGIETDRGPWVQALIASGYQVFAINPRQVNRFKERYGTSGAKSDKGDAHALADMVRIDRDQLRPVAGDSEQAQAVKVVARAHQTLIWERTRTFQRLRNTLREYFPAALDAYADLALTSTDALELLIKAPTPATAAKLTRPQITAVLTRHRRHNRPQKAATIQTALREEHLGLPEPVTAAYAAAATAHARLLISLNEQIAELERQVKAHFLEHPDAEIYLSMPGIAEITGARVLAEFGDDPTRYDNAKARKNYAGTSPITRASGKSHTVQARYVRNNRLASALQLQAFSALNTSPGARRYYDKQRARDAGYNPALRQVGNRLVGILHGCLKTRTHYDEATAWSHHAQLYPS
- a CDS encoding ester cyclase; translated protein: MSIQETVPSAVSVEERNKKTIRAVFDTFVNRGDFSIVEEIYSPDMIDHQPLPGAPEGLEGVKYTIAGLREGFPDLHVTIEDMSAHGDHVVIHNTWRGTHRGEFLGMPPTGHYIEFQGVVVWRLLDDGLIAERWGIGVESNMLSVLGMRRLAPSSRTAARAAARRSVEPATVLLPLPEGGAARWKDVQAEFSGPRLREYEASRRRAGILQESFALQRLGDRDVLVHRVEARDPAGAAKRLSQSGAAFDVWLRGAAAEAVGADPWAQFAAGNAAEQEHTWSSVTSELASAA
- a CDS encoding 3-oxoacyl-ACP synthase III family protein; translated protein: MSPSTDRHVSILATGAHLPGDPLDNDALARVCGPLPDDVLEGIQVKRRHWMVDPLTGEHRTTTSAMATAAARQALDRAGVEAAEVDLIVLSTASPDYLLPVAATYVQEQLGLADCAVIEVRAGCVGAVQAFDIARRLLADGTYRTALVIGAESVSPLLAPVFLGVDPHKVRMRDRLTVYTFGDGAGAVVLRGGEEGSAHEVSRQVFATRSMGGARKPGMLIVGGGTDAPLHEQQQRKRLMDIKLDIPGTAQFGPKVFVEGIHDMLRRSGLALSDIDACVLPEGNAEYFASEYGTAGLSAEDQTTLSKIIVENLTDVGATGSAAVPLALDAGWTEGRIRPGDTVLLLAIEASRYLYAGLTLTWEAPFPTS
- a CDS encoding beta-ketoacyl-[acyl-carrier-protein] synthase family protein, coding for MTDDVYEHDTAPDGTGRTRTVVVCGVGAVTAQGATATALWEGVRAGYSAIGPVRGMPMDGYGTDIGGEVQSELAPGYDYLAAFGGREREPAVDFALAAAREALDQADLGGVPAARWGVSFGSCNGGLRSAEKLARRARAGAAPEDDGRHYLLVPPQAIAEALSSAFGLKGPSLSVNTACASGAHAIAHAVESIRSGHSDAMLVGGSDAFTETAWAGFTSLQSLSSKPAAPYSKDRDGLSLGEGAGMLVLAEESVARAAGATVLAEVLGYGLSADGYHATAPHPKGEGAARAIRGALRSSGLTAEDVGYINGHGTGTPKNDSAESNAVRAALGEAAEKTPLSSSKSMIGHLLGAAGAVEAIVTVQALVEQIAPPTANFTGVDPKCGLDAVPDSGRAHAMDAALSNNFAFAGANACVAFGRPDGRRFTAEVPPAGEKVVVTGFAAITSAGTGAEALWRAWREGSPLGAQEDGLRVARADFDPAAHFSPAERRRVDRLGQLAVASCRVALEHAGLTADERVGVVLGTGLGPMRSIEDFLQPVLDICPSYGSPAVFPNTVFNAAAGQVAMNVGAKGPTSTVTTGHAAGASALTVAYDLLVQGRADAVLCPAVEDLSPGVLEAYRGLPLFGDEGYTLSEGGIALVLERESSALARGARVLAEFAGHTTTCDAQGIGRWDAEGEGVERAMRGALAHAGVQPGELTGIWANAAGLERADGPEELAAGRLEGAGSVPVHTPKRTLGEPAGAGAQLAAVLALTGWDNGLARGPVLINSSSLGGTHISLVLRPATEN